A genomic segment from Nitratiruptor sp. YY08-10 encodes:
- the speA gene encoding biosynthetic arginine decarboxylase, with protein sequence MKNYGIHLWSNGDFVIEDGVVKVNYANKPSLYEITKQIRDTGIRGPVLLRFPHLIKKQIDNLFKEFQKSIDQFNYKGNFNAVFPLKVNQFPNFVSSLVEIAKEYNYGLEAGSKAELIIAMAYNNKNAPITVNGFKDKGMITLGFLAAKMGYDTTLTIEGLGELENIIEAAKEYKDPIPNIGLRIRLHSSGIGIWAKSGGINSKFGLTATELLEAMELLKRNDLLEKFTMIHFHIGSQIGEINPVKKALREAGNIYAELKKMGAMNLRNINLGGGLAVEYSQHENVHQRNYTLTEFTNDVVFLLKEIAQQKGVEEPNIFTESGRFIAASHAVLIAPVLELFSQEYTEKGLRLKEKNPPLVQELYDLYTSINPSNAIEYFHDSLDHMESLLTLFDLGYIDLQDRSNTEILVHLIIKKAIELTKDKDRYELKRIQDRVQERYLLNFSLFQSLPDFWGLGQRFPVMPLNKLDQTPTRSASLWDITCDSDGEIDFNVDYPLFLHDVDLSQEEYFLAFFLVGAYQEILGMKHNLFTHPTEVTVRFDHNGYSLENMVEAQSILDILYDLDYDINEIQSNLKQLIAQSNCENKEKLLEILSILLHENNYLKISQKKESDA encoded by the coding sequence ATGAAAAATTACGGTATCCATCTGTGGTCCAATGGTGATTTTGTTATCGAAGATGGTGTGGTTAAAGTCAATTATGCCAATAAACCCTCCTTGTATGAGATTACAAAGCAGATCAGAGATACCGGAATCCGAGGGCCCGTTCTTCTTCGGTTTCCTCACTTAATCAAAAAACAGATCGACAATCTTTTCAAGGAGTTTCAAAAATCGATCGACCAATTCAACTATAAAGGAAATTTCAACGCCGTTTTTCCTCTGAAAGTGAACCAGTTTCCCAATTTTGTCTCTTCCTTGGTAGAAATAGCAAAAGAGTACAACTACGGACTGGAAGCTGGAAGCAAAGCAGAGCTCATCATAGCTATGGCATACAACAACAAAAATGCACCTATTACCGTCAATGGCTTCAAAGACAAAGGGATGATCACTCTTGGCTTTTTGGCTGCGAAGATGGGATACGACACCACACTTACAATCGAAGGGCTCGGTGAACTGGAAAACATCATTGAAGCGGCAAAAGAGTATAAAGACCCGATTCCAAATATCGGTCTTCGTATCCGTTTGCACAGTTCAGGTATCGGCATTTGGGCCAAAAGCGGAGGTATCAACTCAAAGTTTGGTCTAACGGCAACAGAACTGTTAGAAGCAATGGAGCTTCTAAAAAGGAACGATCTTTTAGAAAAATTCACCATGATCCACTTTCATATTGGCAGCCAGATTGGCGAGATCAATCCTGTCAAGAAAGCTTTGCGAGAAGCAGGAAACATCTATGCTGAACTCAAAAAAATGGGAGCCATGAATCTCAGAAACATCAATCTTGGCGGAGGCCTTGCCGTTGAATACTCCCAGCATGAAAATGTTCATCAAAGAAACTATACCTTGACAGAATTTACCAACGATGTCGTTTTCCTTCTCAAAGAGATAGCCCAGCAAAAAGGTGTTGAAGAGCCAAATATCTTTACTGAGTCTGGCAGATTTATCGCAGCAAGTCATGCAGTACTCATTGCACCGGTCCTTGAACTCTTTAGCCAAGAGTATACGGAAAAGGGATTACGACTCAAAGAAAAAAATCCTCCATTGGTACAAGAGCTTTATGACCTGTACACCTCGATCAATCCATCCAATGCTATTGAATATTTTCACGATAGCCTCGATCATATGGAATCGCTTCTGACACTATTTGATCTTGGCTATATCGATTTACAAGATAGAAGCAACACTGAAATTTTGGTGCACCTTATCATCAAAAAAGCGATAGAGCTAACAAAAGACAAAGATCGCTACGAACTCAAACGAATCCAAGACAGGGTCCAAGAGCGATATCTGCTCAACTTCTCCCTTTTCCAGTCCCTGCCAGACTTTTGGGGTTTGGGACAGCGCTTTCCGGTTATGCCTTTGAATAAACTTGATCAAACGCCTACGAGAAGTGCCTCACTATGGGATATCACCTGCGATAGTGACGGAGAAATCGATTTCAATGTGGATTATCCTCTTTTCTTGCACGATGTGGATCTTTCACAAGAGGAGTATTTTCTTGCTTTTTTCCTTGTTGGAGCCTATCAGGAAATTCTTGGTATGAAACATAATCTCTTCACCCATCCTACAGAAGTAACCGTTCGTTTTGATCACAATGGGTATAGTTTAGAAAATATGGTAGAAGCCCAAAGTATTCTCGATATCCTGTATGATTTAGACTACGACATCAACGAAATCCAGTCCAATCTCAAACAGCTTATTGCACAAAGTAATTGTGAGAATAAAGAGAAACTGTTAGAAATTTTGAGTATTCTTCTGCATGAAAACAATTATCTGAAAATTTCTCAAAAAAAGGAAAGCGATGCGTAA